A single region of the Sulfurospirillum arsenophilum NBRC 109478 genome encodes:
- a CDS encoding efflux RND transporter permease subunit, whose amino-acid sequence MIESIIEKSVKNKALLLLTLLIAAFLSFWAIRQTPLDALPDLTPPQVIVNVKYLGQSPKIIQDQLVYELTNALLSVAKTKTVRAFTSYENAIVYIIFEDGTDLYWARDRVNEVIQNVSKNAPKNATIKLGPDATGIGWAFEYALTSQNRSLDELRSIQDYLYRYALLGVEGVSEVASVGGFVKDYEVTLRADALYKYDLSIDDLMSALSKNNSDLGGRVVLENGFEQIIQARGFAASLDDLSHITIKTVNGIPLKLSDIADVRVVPTYRSGLAELNGEGEVVGGVVVVRHKENAYKVIQAVKEKLESLHVNDVEVVTTYDRSDLITKAINNLKRALLEESIVVLAVVMLFLLHFRSALVVIIVLPLTIALTFLAMKLFGLESNIMSLGGIAIAIGAMVDACIVMIENVHKKLSHGEIKSDEERKAIIIASSKQVGRPIFFALLLIVVSFLPIFALSGQEGALFKPLAYTKTFAMLIGAVLSITLVPLLMLFFVKGKILEEHRNPLNRFFIWLYAPLLRLHMRFWYIAMVAFIGFLVLGYHTFTKQRWEFMPPLNEQTFMYMPVTPFGISIEMAKEYAQKSNEVIKSFPEVLSTFAKAGRAESATDPAPLSMIETIIQLKPKEQWREGMSYEKLRDEMNEQLQMLGLTNSWTYPIRGRIDMLITGIRTPLGIKLYGDNDQALEDSANKIASVLANYEGTKSIFADKANSGYYLNMTLKPENIASYGLTKEEILNFVDNAIGGSKVTTFYQGIERYAITLRLEEESRKDLNAISELTIKTPYGFQRLGHFVELGYDVGASELKSEMGKKVNYIYITLKEGFSSKTYKDEATKILKESVELPTGFYIGWAGESEYLESAMERLQFILPLTLLVTFVLIYLGLGSFKNALLVFLTLPLAAVGGFLYVDFLNFNLSIAVIVGFLALIGIAVETAIVMIIYLEEALANVKHKTKEAVQEAIFEGAVLRVRPKLMTVFAILGGLLPIMWLNGVGSEVMQRIAAPMIGGVVSSAILTLLVIPVLYYRMQKIEE is encoded by the coding sequence CTGGACGCATTGCCAGACTTGACACCACCGCAAGTTATTGTGAATGTCAAGTACTTAGGGCAATCGCCAAAGATCATCCAAGATCAGCTCGTTTATGAACTGACCAATGCGTTGCTCTCGGTCGCAAAAACCAAAACCGTGCGTGCGTTTACCTCGTATGAAAACGCCATCGTTTACATCATCTTTGAAGATGGCACCGACCTCTACTGGGCGCGCGATAGGGTCAATGAAGTCATCCAAAATGTCTCTAAAAATGCCCCTAAAAATGCGACCATCAAACTAGGACCAGATGCCACGGGCATTGGTTGGGCGTTTGAGTATGCACTAACATCACAAAATCGCAGTCTTGATGAGCTTCGAAGCATTCAAGACTACCTCTACCGTTACGCACTTTTGGGTGTTGAGGGCGTGAGTGAAGTGGCGAGTGTGGGCGGTTTTGTAAAAGACTATGAAGTTACCCTTCGCGCGGATGCACTCTACAAATATGACCTAAGCATCGATGATCTTATGAGCGCACTTTCCAAAAATAACAGCGATTTGGGTGGGCGAGTGGTGCTTGAAAATGGCTTTGAGCAGATCATCCAAGCCAGAGGTTTCGCCGCCTCACTGGACGACCTTTCACACATCACCATCAAAACAGTCAATGGCATTCCGCTCAAGCTCTCCGACATCGCCGATGTACGTGTTGTACCAACGTATAGAAGTGGTTTAGCAGAACTTAACGGTGAAGGCGAAGTGGTCGGAGGCGTTGTGGTTGTACGCCACAAAGAGAACGCTTACAAGGTTATTCAGGCGGTCAAAGAGAAGCTAGAATCTTTACATGTAAACGATGTGGAAGTGGTGACAACCTACGATAGAAGCGATCTCATTACTAAAGCGATCAACAACCTCAAGCGCGCTCTTTTGGAAGAGAGCATCGTTGTTTTGGCAGTCGTTATGCTCTTTTTACTGCATTTTAGAAGTGCCTTGGTCGTTATTATCGTTTTGCCACTTACCATTGCTCTGACCTTTTTGGCGATGAAGCTTTTTGGGCTGGAGTCGAACATCATGAGTTTGGGTGGCATTGCCATTGCCATTGGTGCGATGGTCGATGCGTGTATCGTGATGATCGAAAATGTGCATAAAAAGCTTTCACACGGTGAGATAAAAAGTGATGAAGAGCGCAAAGCCATCATCATCGCTTCATCCAAACAAGTCGGTCGCCCGATCTTTTTTGCGCTTTTGCTCATCGTGGTCAGTTTCTTACCCATCTTTGCACTCAGCGGTCAAGAGGGAGCGCTCTTTAAACCGTTAGCGTACACTAAAACGTTTGCGATGCTCATCGGTGCGGTGCTTTCCATCACCCTTGTTCCGCTTTTGATGCTCTTTTTTGTCAAAGGCAAAATCCTAGAAGAACATAGAAATCCACTCAATCGCTTTTTCATCTGGCTTTATGCGCCACTTTTACGACTGCATATGCGTTTCTGGTACATCGCTATGGTTGCGTTTATCGGCTTTTTGGTACTAGGGTATCACACGTTTACGAAACAGCGTTGGGAGTTTATGCCGCCTCTCAATGAGCAGACGTTTATGTACATGCCTGTCACGCCGTTTGGCATCAGCATTGAGATGGCAAAAGAGTACGCGCAAAAGAGTAATGAAGTCATCAAAAGCTTCCCTGAAGTGCTGAGCACTTTCGCTAAAGCAGGGCGAGCGGAAAGTGCGACAGATCCCGCTCCGCTTTCGATGATCGAGACCATCATACAGCTCAAACCCAAAGAGCAGTGGAGAGAGGGCATGAGCTATGAGAAACTTCGCGATGAGATGAACGAACAGCTTCAAATGTTGGGGCTCACGAACTCATGGACATACCCGATTCGCGGGCGCATTGATATGCTCATAACAGGCATACGAACACCGCTTGGCATCAAACTCTACGGTGACAATGACCAAGCGCTAGAGGATAGCGCCAATAAAATCGCCAGTGTGCTTGCCAATTATGAGGGAACAAAAAGCATTTTTGCGGACAAAGCCAACAGTGGGTATTACCTCAATATGACGCTAAAGCCTGAAAATATCGCCTCTTATGGTCTCACGAAAGAAGAGATACTTAACTTTGTGGACAACGCCATCGGTGGCTCGAAAGTGACGACGTTTTACCAAGGCATTGAGCGTTATGCGATCACGCTAAGACTGGAAGAAGAGAGTCGCAAAGACTTAAATGCCATCAGCGAGTTGACTATCAAAACGCCGTACGGATTCCAACGTCTTGGGCACTTTGTGGAACTTGGTTACGACGTCGGTGCGAGTGAACTAAAGTCTGAAATGGGCAAAAAAGTCAACTACATCTACATCACGCTCAAAGAGGGCTTTTCGTCTAAAACGTATAAAGACGAAGCGACCAAAATTTTAAAAGAGAGCGTGGAGTTACCAACGGGCTTTTACATCGGTTGGGCAGGGGAGAGCGAGTACTTGGAAAGTGCTATGGAGCGTTTGCAGTTCATCCTTCCACTCACACTGTTAGTCACGTTTGTGCTCATCTACTTAGGGCTTGGCTCGTTTAAAAATGCGCTTTTGGTTTTTTTGACATTGCCTCTCGCTGCGGTTGGTGGGTTTTTGTATGTGGATTTCTTGAACTTTAACCTCTCCATTGCCGTTATCGTGGGCTTTTTAGCACTGATTGGCATCGCGGTAGAAACGGCTATTGTTATGATTATCTACCTTGAAGAAGCTCTTGCAAATGTCAAGCATAAAACCAAAGAGGCGGTACAAGAAGCTATTTTTGAGGGCGCAGTTTTAAGAGTACGCCCTAAATTGATGACCGTTTTTGCCATCCTTGGAGGACTACTGCCTATCATGTGGTTAAACGGTGTCGGAAGTGAAGTCATGCAACGCATCGCCGCACCGATGATCGGTGGCGTGGTAAGTTCGGCTATATTGACACTTTTGGTGATACCTGTTTTGTACTATCGGATGCAGAAAATCGAGGAGTGA
- a CDS encoding NADPH-dependent FMN reductase, with protein MYLILVASLNENMKLARRIEKSLETMGVKSQIINLVDLNITLYDSSKETNDGIPSKILELSNTMKNSSGYIVVAPEYNYSIPPVLTNVIAWISRSNENFRELFTLKCVQLATHSGITGTDVCNAMRLQFSKLGAVVAPREILTTAQNKIEEGSLQRILTQFLSISQKPL; from the coding sequence ATGTATTTAATATTGGTTGCAAGTCTAAATGAAAATATGAAGTTGGCACGAAGAATAGAAAAAAGCCTAGAAACAATGGGTGTTAAAAGTCAAATCATCAATCTAGTTGATTTAAACATCACCCTGTATGACTCTTCGAAAGAGACAAATGATGGCATCCCAAGCAAAATCCTTGAGCTTTCAAACACCATGAAAAATTCCTCAGGATACATCGTTGTAGCCCCTGAGTACAACTACTCCATTCCTCCTGTTTTAACCAATGTCATCGCATGGATATCCAGAAGCAATGAAAATTTCAGAGAACTGTTCACCTTAAAATGCGTCCAACTCGCAACGCACTCAGGAATCACGGGAACTGACGTGTGCAATGCGATGCGTTTACAGTTTTCAAAATTAGGAGCGGTCGTTGCCCCCAGAGAGATTTTAACAACCGCCCAAAATAAGATTGAAGAGGGTAGTTTGCAGAGGATTTTGACGCAATTTTTGAGTATTTCGCAAAAGCCACTGTAA
- a CDS encoding GNAT family N-acetyltransferase, protein MQITITPYTDENATEITDLHHACVHAIDPLIYSHEQQEAWAHTPPNYPYWVKRLSLKKPFMAMVEAKIVGFIELEENGHIDCAYTHPEYQKCGVMSALYTYIENLAQQKGMEKLYLEASIVAKPFFEKRGFTTLKRNEIKRNGQMIVNYSMEKMLS, encoded by the coding sequence ATGCAAATTACCATTACACCCTACACAGACGAAAATGCCACCGAAATCACAGACCTGCACCACGCCTGCGTGCATGCGATAGACCCGCTTATTTATTCGCATGAACAACAAGAAGCGTGGGCGCACACACCACCCAATTATCCCTATTGGGTCAAAAGGCTCTCTCTTAAAAAACCGTTTATGGCGATGGTGGAAGCAAAAATTGTCGGGTTTATAGAACTGGAAGAGAACGGGCATATCGACTGTGCGTACACCCATCCAGAGTATCAAAAATGCGGTGTGATGAGTGCGCTTTATACGTATATTGAAAATTTGGCACAGCAAAAAGGTATGGAAAAGTTATACCTCGAAGCCTCTATCGTCGCGAAACCTTTTTTTGAAAAACGAGGTTTTACAACACTAAAGCGCAATGAAATCAAGAGAAATGGACAGATGATTGTTAATTATTCGATGGAGAAAATGCTAAGCTGA
- a CDS encoding bifunctional transcriptional activator/DNA repair enzyme AdaA: protein MSSNVELSDNYRQIEKAIRYIDDNFKEQPSIDEIAKNIGMSKFHFIRVFKEYVGVTPKQFLHSVTLNYAKEHIKESRSILDSSLDIGLSSTSRLHELFVNLIGVTPKEWREKGKDVRITYGYGETPFGEALIGFTDKGICYLGFIDNNKALIFARFQELWENANLLHDEAKAREYLENIFLKNKKYTLLVKGTNFQVNVWKALLNLPNGIVATYQDMANFLDKPNAVRAVASAIGKNHVGYLIPCHRVIAKSGAMSGYRWGIERKKILIAYESINKEETCTSK, encoded by the coding sequence ATGAGCTCTAACGTTGAGTTATCGGACAATTATAGACAGATCGAAAAGGCGATTCGCTACATCGATGACAACTTCAAAGAACAGCCCTCCATCGATGAGATTGCTAAAAATATAGGCATGAGCAAGTTCCACTTTATTCGTGTTTTCAAAGAGTATGTGGGTGTGACGCCTAAGCAGTTTCTACACTCCGTGACCCTTAATTACGCCAAAGAGCACATCAAAGAGTCACGTTCTATTTTGGATAGCAGTTTAGACATTGGGCTTTCAAGCACGAGCCGTCTTCACGAACTTTTTGTCAACCTCATTGGTGTGACGCCTAAAGAGTGGCGTGAAAAAGGAAAAGATGTTCGTATAACATACGGTTATGGCGAAACGCCTTTTGGCGAGGCGTTGATCGGGTTTACTGACAAAGGCATCTGTTATTTGGGATTTATCGACAACAACAAAGCGCTCATCTTTGCTAGGTTTCAAGAACTTTGGGAAAATGCAAATCTACTGCACGATGAAGCAAAAGCGCGTGAATATCTGGAGAACATTTTTCTCAAAAACAAAAAATACACCCTGTTGGTCAAAGGCACAAATTTTCAAGTCAATGTCTGGAAAGCGCTTCTCAACCTTCCCAATGGCATTGTCGCGACCTACCAAGATATGGCGAATTTTCTGGATAAACCAAACGCTGTTCGCGCTGTGGCGAGTGCCATTGGCAAAAACCATGTTGGCTATCTTATCCCGTGTCATCGGGTGATCGCCAAAAGTGGCGCAATGAGCGGATACCGATGGGGGATTGAGCGCAAAAAAATTCTCATCGCCTATGAATCAATCAACAAGGAAGAGACATGCACCTCAAAATAG
- a CDS encoding GNAT family acetyltransferase, producing MHLKIAELSDIDNVLKLHAKYQIQTIQEEDKKDGFVTTALTKEELTKLINEEQGLFIAIHEGEVVAYVMSASWQFLAAWPIFAYMMEELPNLEYLGQKITPENSYQYGPVCIDKSVRGSGVLEAIFDFAREQMAKKYPILVTFINKINTRSYAAHTKKIGLEVIQEFSFNNNHYYELVYDTAKALKRETLQTPQG from the coding sequence ATGCACCTCAAAATAGCCGAACTCAGTGACATCGACAATGTTTTAAAGCTCCATGCGAAGTATCAGATCCAGACAATCCAAGAGGAAGATAAAAAAGATGGTTTCGTGACAACCGCTCTCACCAAAGAGGAGTTAACCAAACTTATCAACGAAGAGCAGGGGCTTTTTATCGCTATCCACGAGGGTGAAGTTGTCGCGTATGTGATGTCCGCTTCGTGGCAGTTCTTGGCGGCTTGGCCGATCTTTGCGTATATGATGGAAGAGTTACCGAACCTTGAGTATTTGGGGCAAAAAATAACTCCTGAGAACTCCTACCAGTATGGACCCGTTTGCATCGATAAAAGCGTGCGAGGCAGTGGCGTACTGGAAGCCATCTTTGATTTTGCACGAGAGCAGATGGCAAAAAAATACCCTATTTTAGTGACATTCATCAATAAAATAAACACACGCTCCTATGCCGCACACACGAAAAAAATCGGACTCGAAGTGATCCAAGAGTTTTCGTTCAATAACAATCACTATTATGAACTGGTCTATGACACGGCAAAAGCACTTAAGCGTGAAACGTTACAAACTCCTCAAGGCTAA
- a CDS encoding nitroreductase: MNVSEALKTRKSTRAFLPQEVSQTLIEEILNDAKHAPSGVNMQPWHVCVVSGEKKRTLENSIIEAFERGVKEVMDYAYYPLTWEEPYKSRRKETGLLMYSTLGISKEDKPRQIEQWKLNYRAFDAPVVLYFFIDAHLGKGSYLDYGMFLQSIMLSATEKGLASCPQAALAEFPSIVKSELDIKENMLLLCGIALGYEDTKALINSYRTPRLSLEEFVTFHA, translated from the coding sequence ATGAATGTATCTGAAGCACTCAAAACGAGAAAATCCACACGCGCTTTTTTACCCCAAGAGGTTTCTCAAACACTCATTGAAGAGATTTTAAACGATGCCAAACATGCGCCCTCTGGTGTCAATATGCAACCTTGGCACGTGTGCGTCGTCAGTGGCGAGAAAAAACGCACGCTGGAAAACAGCATCATCGAAGCCTTTGAGCGTGGAGTCAAAGAGGTCATGGACTATGCGTACTACCCTCTCACATGGGAAGAGCCTTATAAAAGCCGTCGCAAGGAGACAGGACTTTTAATGTACAGCACACTAGGCATTTCAAAAGAGGACAAACCAAGGCAAATCGAGCAATGGAAACTCAACTATCGTGCGTTTGATGCACCTGTGGTACTCTACTTTTTTATCGATGCTCATTTAGGAAAAGGCTCCTACCTCGACTATGGTATGTTTTTACAATCCATTATGCTGAGCGCTACGGAAAAAGGGTTGGCGAGCTGCCCGCAAGCCGCTTTGGCTGAATTTCCTAGCATCGTTAAAAGTGAGCTTGACATCAAAGAAAACATGCTTTTGCTCTGCGGTATAGCACTAGGTTACGAGGATACAAAAGCCCTCATCAACAGCTACCGAACGCCTCGCCTTAGCCTTGAGGAGTTTGTAACGTTTCACGCTTAA
- a CDS encoding LysE family translocator encodes MASAVDFSIMAIFLPTFFFVSVTPGMCMTLAMSLGMSIGLKRTFYMMIGELIGVGIVALSSVIGVATIMIKHPDIFTIFKYAGGLYLGYLGVQLWLNRGKMALSNTECSATISATSLALQGFVTAIANPKGWAFFIALLPPFINQSKPLIPQISVLLAIILTLELICMIIYASGGNTLRKFLQKGDNVRLMNRIAGTLMLGVGVWLALG; translated from the coding sequence GTGGCTTCTGCAGTTGATTTTTCCATCATGGCGATTTTTCTTCCTACTTTCTTTTTTGTCTCGGTGACACCGGGTATGTGTATGACGCTTGCAATGAGTTTGGGTATGAGCATCGGGCTTAAGCGTACGTTTTACATGATGATCGGTGAGCTTATTGGCGTTGGCATCGTGGCACTCTCTTCGGTCATTGGTGTGGCGACTATTATGATAAAACACCCTGACATCTTTACCATTTTTAAGTACGCAGGTGGACTCTACTTAGGCTATTTGGGTGTGCAACTCTGGCTAAACCGTGGCAAGATGGCGCTTTCAAATACCGAGTGTTCGGCGACCATCTCCGCAACTTCTTTAGCACTTCAAGGTTTTGTAACAGCGATTGCCAATCCAAAAGGCTGGGCGTTTTTCATCGCACTTCTTCCACCCTTTATCAACCAAAGCAAACCGCTTATTCCTCAAATTTCGGTGCTTTTAGCCATTATTTTAACACTTGAATTGATCTGTATGATTATCTACGCGAGTGGTGGCAATACCTTGCGCAAATTTTTGCAAAAAGGTGACAATGTCAGGCTGATGAACCGCATTGCAGGGACATTGATGTTAGGTGTTGGGGTTTGGCTCGCACTTGGATAA
- a CDS encoding adenosine deaminase: MRYLQHLSLLVLLSLFIGCTPTPNLPQNDDEGATSALYERTFEANIPNIALQNLFFTQMPKGGDLHHHYSGSIYAETYLEWVKNNDWFIDTCSFKIVKAKGGETCKIVTVDQLIADDTLYRKLLMLWSDKDFDNHSHNQLPPDSNFFNTFGYFSPISDQYMDVGLNIIKQRALNENVSYIESMLSRIGINSSEFFNTDEVKMFNNELRHATTQEEVNALLDRISAVYTRNQAFSAKVQNFVTELERRHEGIDTANFTMRYQTYAIRVLDPLQVYTDLLAGYKAVLSSPLIVGVNIVAPENNTVAINDYTLHMRMFNYLVSKYPQVPHSLHAGELTIGMVEPKELLFHITQARKIAGANRIGHGVDLAYEKESLSLLKELKEYAAVEINLTSNEFILGVAGSEHPYSIYAAYGVPIIISTDDSGVSRANLSHEYVLLASRYHPSYATIKKYVYNSIDYSFLTPAEKAKVRAQLDKKFVVFEKEMSTLAKSLK; the protein is encoded by the coding sequence ATGCGTTATCTTCAACATCTAAGCCTCTTGGTACTTTTGAGCCTTTTTATAGGATGTACCCCAACACCAAATCTGCCGCAAAATGACGATGAGGGCGCAACCTCAGCACTGTATGAGCGCACGTTTGAAGCCAATATCCCCAATATTGCGCTGCAAAATCTCTTTTTCACTCAAATGCCTAAAGGAGGCGACTTACATCACCACTACTCAGGCTCCATCTATGCCGAAACCTACCTAGAATGGGTGAAAAATAACGACTGGTTTATCGATACGTGTAGCTTCAAAATCGTCAAAGCAAAAGGTGGCGAAACGTGCAAGATCGTCACTGTCGATCAACTCATTGCAGACGATACACTTTACCGTAAACTGCTCATGCTCTGGTCTGACAAAGACTTCGACAACCACAGCCATAACCAACTACCACCCGATAGCAACTTTTTCAACACCTTTGGCTACTTTTCGCCTATCTCAGACCAATATATGGACGTGGGGCTGAACATCATTAAACAACGTGCACTCAACGAAAATGTCTCGTACATCGAGAGCATGCTCTCTCGCATCGGCATCAACAGCTCGGAATTTTTCAACACCGATGAAGTCAAAATGTTCAATAACGAACTGCGCCATGCTACCACGCAAGAAGAGGTCAACGCTTTGCTAGATCGCATCAGTGCGGTTTATACGCGCAACCAAGCCTTTAGCGCAAAAGTGCAAAATTTTGTCACGGAGTTAGAGCGCCGACACGAAGGCATCGACACAGCAAACTTTACGATGCGCTACCAAACCTACGCGATTCGAGTGCTTGATCCTCTGCAAGTCTATACTGACTTACTTGCGGGTTATAAAGCCGTTCTTAGCTCACCCCTTATCGTGGGTGTGAACATCGTAGCACCTGAGAACAACACCGTAGCGATCAACGACTACACGCTTCACATGCGTATGTTTAACTACCTTGTGAGTAAATACCCACAAGTGCCACACTCACTTCACGCAGGAGAGCTTACCATCGGGATGGTTGAGCCTAAAGAACTTCTCTTTCACATAACCCAAGCGCGTAAAATCGCAGGGGCAAATCGCATCGGTCATGGTGTGGATTTGGCGTATGAAAAAGAGTCACTCTCGCTTCTAAAAGAGCTTAAAGAATATGCCGCAGTGGAGATAAACCTTACGAGCAATGAGTTCATCTTAGGCGTTGCAGGCAGTGAACACCCCTACTCCATCTATGCGGCGTATGGCGTGCCTATCATCATCTCTACGGACGATTCAGGTGTTTCAAGAGCCAACCTTAGCCACGAGTATGTCCTGCTTGCCAGCCGCTACCACCCAAGCTATGCGACCATCAAAAAGTATGTTTACAACAGTATCGACTATTCGTTTTTAACGCCTGCAGAGAAAGCTAAAGTAAGAGCCCAGCTCGATAAAAAATTTGTAGTGTTTGAGAAAGAGATGAGCACGTTAGCGAAGAGTTTAAAATAG
- a CDS encoding glycoside hydrolase family 3 N-terminal domain-containing protein — protein MRLFVLFFTLITSLLALPNDGELKKMIGHMLVVGFDDATIDSQSTIVKELQNYELGGVILFDRFYKEKNRTKNISSPEQLKELSKQLKRYAKKPLLISIDQEGGKVARLKPSYGFAEIPSAFALSKTSLEHATNVYSLMAQMLSTYGINCDFGPVVDLAVNPDNKVIFGLERSYGKESETVVQYAKVFIDALKNKGVISVLKHFPGHGSSLGDSHLGFVDVTQTWSEKELEPYQKLIDSNTVSMIMSAHVYNAKLDNTYPATLSYAVNTTLLREKMHYNGVLISDDLQMEAIAKYYPLKETVTLAINSGIDMLLFGNQLSQTKTDEIVETIFLQVKNGAIPFERIRQANERIANLTF, from the coding sequence GTGCGTTTATTTGTCCTCTTTTTTACCCTTATAACCTCTTTATTGGCGCTTCCAAATGATGGTGAACTCAAAAAAATGATCGGTCACATGCTGGTCGTTGGCTTTGATGATGCGACTATTGATTCGCAAAGTACCATCGTTAAAGAGCTACAAAATTATGAACTGGGTGGGGTTATTTTATTTGACAGATTTTACAAAGAGAAAAATCGCACAAAAAATATTAGCTCTCCAGAACAACTAAAAGAACTGAGTAAACAGCTCAAACGCTATGCGAAAAAACCGCTGCTTATCTCCATCGACCAAGAGGGTGGCAAGGTGGCAAGGCTCAAACCAAGTTATGGTTTTGCTGAGATTCCTTCCGCTTTTGCACTTTCTAAAACTTCACTCGAACATGCCACAAATGTTTACAGCCTCATGGCTCAGATGCTCTCAACTTATGGCATCAACTGTGACTTTGGACCCGTGGTGGACTTGGCAGTAAATCCTGACAATAAAGTAATCTTTGGGCTAGAGCGCTCGTATGGAAAAGAGAGTGAAACGGTCGTTCAGTATGCCAAAGTATTTATCGATGCACTCAAAAACAAAGGGGTTATCAGCGTGCTTAAGCACTTTCCAGGGCACGGCTCATCACTGGGCGATTCGCATCTAGGCTTTGTTGATGTTACCCAAACATGGAGCGAAAAAGAGCTAGAGCCTTACCAAAAACTCATCGATTCCAACACTGTTTCGATGATCATGTCAGCCCATGTTTATAACGCAAAATTAGACAATACCTACCCTGCGACACTCTCTTATGCCGTCAACACAACACTTTTGAGAGAAAAAATGCACTATAATGGTGTATTGATTAGCGATGATTTGCAAATGGAAGCGATTGCGAAGTATTACCCACTCAAAGAGACCGTGACTTTGGCGATTAATTCGGGCATCGACATGCTACTCTTTGGCAACCAGCTCTCACAGACGAAAACAGATGAGATTGTAGAAACCATTTTTTTACAAGTTAAAAATGGAGCCATTCCTTTTGAGCGGATCAGGCAAGCCAATGAGCGTATTGCAAACTTAACGTTTTAA
- a CDS encoding tRNA-uridine aminocarboxypropyltransferase, whose product MQTIYGDRAKCYKCHRPKSSCMCTHIRPIATQTKFIVLMHPKEFKKTKNGTGHLTHLSLPNSELFMGIDFSDNARINEIIATHESFILYPSAHAINLSHKNPLAEKALHVKKPMAIFLIDSTWACSLKMMRESKNLHALSHISFDATKRSEFKIKEQPLEYCLSTIESTLTVLELLSKWQIETIAQEKIEAFLTPFHAMIDYQLKCIENPLHQAVRFKPRKS is encoded by the coding sequence ATGCAAACGATTTATGGTGATAGAGCAAAATGTTATAAGTGTCACAGACCCAAAAGCTCGTGTATGTGTACTCATATTCGCCCCATTGCGACGCAGACCAAATTTATCGTTTTGATGCACCCCAAAGAGTTTAAAAAAACCAAAAACGGCACGGGGCATTTGACGCATCTCTCCTTACCAAACTCTGAGCTTTTTATGGGCATCGACTTTAGTGACAATGCGCGCATCAACGAGATCATCGCAACGCATGAGAGTTTCATTCTCTACCCCTCCGCTCATGCTATCAACCTGAGTCACAAAAATCCTCTGGCTGAAAAAGCTTTACATGTAAAAAAACCGATGGCGATTTTCCTCATCGATTCAACATGGGCGTGTTCGCTCAAAATGATGCGTGAGAGTAAAAACTTGCATGCTCTTTCGCACATCAGCTTTGACGCCACGAAGCGTTCGGAGTTTAAGATCAAAGAGCAACCCTTGGAGTATTGTTTATCTACCATTGAGTCCACACTCACCGTGTTGGAGCTGCTGAGTAAGTGGCAGATCGAAACGATAGCGCAAGAGAAGATAGAAGCGTTTCTCACCCCTTTTCACGCGATGATTGACTATCAACTAAAGTGTATTGAAAACCCACTGCATCAAGCCGTAAGATTCAAGCCTAGAAAATCCTAA
- a CDS encoding pentapeptide repeat-containing protein gives MALQCITDKMDVFAENFTGVNLHKQKITKAEFDDCTFVSCDFSQTFFSSCRFIGCCFENCNLSLMKLTDTKMNAVQFSSCKMIGIDWTMANWESLLSIEPLQFRECLLGDSNFFGLTLNGLVMSECRITEADFRSAKLEKSDFRGSDLKGSLFGNTHLEYANFTDASNTMIDLRTNHLKGAIFSRYEALQLLELMGIVLV, from the coding sequence ATGGCTCTCCAATGTATCACTGACAAGATGGACGTATTTGCAGAAAATTTTACAGGTGTGAATCTGCACAAACAAAAGATCACCAAAGCAGAGTTTGATGACTGCACCTTTGTCTCATGCGATTTTAGTCAAACATTTTTCTCCTCGTGTCGCTTTATAGGGTGTTGTTTTGAAAACTGCAACCTCAGCCTGATGAAACTCACCGACACCAAAATGAACGCTGTTCAGTTTTCCTCATGTAAAATGATCGGGATTGATTGGACGATGGCAAATTGGGAGAGTCTTCTCTCTATCGAACCACTCCAGTTTCGAGAATGCCTTCTGGGTGACAGTAATTTTTTTGGCTTAACCTTGAACGGACTTGTGATGAGTGAATGCCGTATAACCGAAGCCGACTTTAGAAGCGCAAAACTCGAAAAATCAGACTTTCGAGGCTCTGACCTCAAAGGCTCACTCTTTGGAAATACCCATCTGGAATACGCCAATTTCACGGATGCAAGCAACACGATGATCGATCTGCGCACCAACCATCTCAAAGGGGCTATTTTCAGCCGATACGAAGCACTTCAGTTGCTTGAATTAATGGGAATTGTACTGGTTTGA